A single region of the candidate division WOR-3 bacterium genome encodes:
- a CDS encoding sigma-70 family RNA polymerase sigma factor has protein sequence MKTSENTENRLQRVNEFTKRLSKYRELSDEELVKLVKTGEIEPFDELVRRHQVKIHDLCYKMLRNYDDAKDLAQETFLKAYRKINKFHERSKFSTWLYRIAVNNCLNFLKKQRPIEELYEEITGSGHDDPVQIYKGKKFREKIKAAVAKLPEVQKAVFTLRTLEDLSYQEVSEILKKPISTIKVNHHLAVKNLRNYLKGKI, from the coding sequence ATGAAAACTTCTGAAAATACGGAAAATCGCCTCCAGCGGGTAAACGAATTTACTAAAAGATTGTCTAAATATCGAGAGTTAAGTGACGAAGAACTGGTGAAGCTGGTGAAAACCGGTGAAATCGAACCTTTTGATGAACTGGTAAGGAGGCACCAGGTTAAAATTCATGATCTCTGTTACAAAATGTTGAGAAATTACGATGATGCAAAGGACCTGGCACAGGAGACATTTTTGAAGGCGTATCGGAAGATAAATAAATTTCACGAGCGGTCGAAATTTTCAACCTGGCTTTATAGAATTGCGGTCAACAACTGTCTGAATTTTCTGAAGAAACAGAGACCTATTGAAGAACTATATGAAGAGATAACCGGCTCAGGGCACGACGATCCAGTACAGATATACAAAGGAAAGAAATTCAGAGAAAAGATAAAAGCTGCCGTGGCGAAATTACCAGAAGTCCAGAAAGCGGTCTTTACCCTGCGTACACTTGAGGATCTCTCTTATCAGGAAGTCAGTGAAATTTTGAAAAAGCCCATAAGTACGATAAAAGTCAATCATCATCTTGCAGTCAAGAATTTACGAAATTATCTAAAAGGAAAGATATGA